DNA from Gephyromycinifex aptenodytis:
CCGAGAAGCGGTAGCCGCGACCAGGCAGACCCGCGAGCGGGCAGACCGGCGCCAGGACAGACCCGCACCGCGTCGCTGCGCATGCGGTCGTGACGCTGGACCTGGCTGCTCTCCATCACTTGCCCGCTCAGCCGGTAGGCCGCAGCTGGGAGCGCGCAGGCGAGATTACTCAGGCGGACTCGTGCCTCTTCGCCCACGACGGCAACGGCATGATCCCCTCATCGGCCGCCCAGCGCGCGGTCTGCAGCGCCAGCGCCTCCCAGTCCTGGCCCGGAGTCATCACGCCGACCTCCATGTGGCAACCGAGGTTGGGCACCACCGCGTACAAGTGGTGCGGGTCGTTCTCGTTGCGTTTCGCAGCCGCGTTCAACATGAACCGGCACGGCGTGAGCAGCGCGGTCTTGATCGTCCCGATCGGCCCCGTACCCAGCGGCGTCAGCCCGGTGAAGTACTCCCGGCCCCGATACGGGCGGTGCCCCTGATAGAGCAGGCACGTCTCGTGGTCGAGGAACATGTGCCGGAAGGGGAACATGCACAGCCGGAACATGCGGTAGTCGGCGCGCAACGCACCGACCCGGGCCGCGAACGTGCTGGCCGTGCTGGCCACGTTGAGCCACTGACGCCCGGCGGCAGTGCGGGCCGGCGCGACCTTCCACTCCTGCGGGTATTGGTAACCCTCGGGCCACTCCCGCTCGGCGGCGAACCCGGGCGCCGAGGCGTACAACGCGAAATAGGCGACGTCGGGCATCTCCTGCGCGGCGGCCGCCAACGCCGACAAGGCGTCGGGGGTGTGCAGGTAGTCGTCCTCGCTGAAGTAGACGACGTCTTCATCCGGCCAGTTCGAATCGATCGCGAACCGCAACGCCGTCACGTAGCTGTTGCGCATGCCCTTGGGGCCGCCGGCGATGGGGTGCACGGTGCCGTAGCGATGCTGCATGCTCGTCCACGCCAGCGGCAGCGGCCCGTCATTGAGCCACACCGGAAAGATCCCGGCCTGCTCGGCGCTACGCGCGAACGAGGCGGCCGCCAACATCTTGCTGAACCACAACGGGCGAGACTTGTTGTTATCCCCTGCGTACGAGCGGTATACAGCGTGCAGAGCCACCATCGAAAACCCCTAAAACCCCCGGATCCGCGCCCCCTGGAGCGGATGTGCCCGAACCTGTCCCTAACAGGTCCGGGCACATCGTACTGCGCGCCGATGCAGGCAGCTGCTATCCGTCTCGGCGTCGATCCGGTTACGGGTTGTTTACATCTCTTCGTGGGTGTCGGGGTCCCCGCCGAACAACCGGCCGTCCGGCTTGCCCAACGCGGTGATCGCCGCCACCTCCTGCTCGGTGAGCTCGAAGGAGAAGACGTCCAGGTTGCTGCGCTGCCGCTGCGGCGTGGCCGACTTCGGCAACGGAAGAGCCCCCAACTGCAACTGCCAACGCAGAATCACCTGAGCCGGGCTCACCCCGTGCGCGGCAGCCGCATCGGCCACCGCAGCCTCCTCGAACGGGGCGTTGCGCTTACCCAACGGGCTCCAACTCTGGGTGCGGATTCCCAACTCGGCGTGCACGGCGCGCATCTGCTCCTGCGGGAAGTACGGGTGCAACTCGATCTGGTTGACCGCCGGCGTCACGCCGGTCTCGGCGATGATCTGGGCAAGGTGGGCTTGGGTGAAGTTGCTCACCCCGATGGAGCGCACCAGGCCCCGCTCGCGAACTTCCACCAGCGCCGCCCACGCCTGGGAGAACAGCCCCACGCTCGGGTTCGGCCAGTGGATGAGCACCAGGTCCAGGTAGTCGACCTGCATTGCGCGAAGCGAGGATTCCACCGAGGCGACCGCCTTATCGTGGGCGTGGTCGCGGCCGGGGATCTTCGTGGCCAACTGCACCTGCTCGCGCGGCAAACCGCTGCGGCGCAGCGCCTCCCCGACCTCAGCTTCGTTCTGGTAATTCACCGCCGAATCCAACAGCCGGTAACCGTTCTCCAGCGCGCTGGTCATCGCCT
Protein-coding regions in this window:
- a CDS encoding aldo/keto reductase, with the translated sequence MTTPRYELNDGRTLPQVGFGTYPLRGQEGVEAMTSALENGYRLLDSAVNYQNEAEVGEALRRSGLPREQVQLATKIPGRDHAHDKAVASVESSLRAMQVDYLDLVLIHWPNPSVGLFSQAWAALVEVRERGLVRSIGVSNFTQAHLAQIIAETGVTPAVNQIELHPYFPQEQMRAVHAELGIRTQSWSPLGKRNAPFEEAAVADAAAAHGVSPAQVILRWQLQLGALPLPKSATPQRQRSNLDVFSFELTEQEVAAITALGKPDGRLFGGDPDTHEEM